DNA sequence from the Pedobacter schmidteae genome:
AATGGAATTATAGAAAACTACGCCACTTTAAAAGAAGAATTGATCAGCAGGGGGCATGAGTTTAAAAGTGATACCGATACGGAAGTATTGGTCCACCTGATTGAAGAAATCTACAAAAATGACAACACCGACCTTTTGGAGGCAGTTAGGCTTGCGCTTAACGAAGTTACAGGTGCTTACGCCATTGTAATTATGGACGAAGACCAGCCTGGACAACTGATTGCAGCCCGAAAAGGAAGTCCAATGGTAATTGGCGTAGGTGATGGCGAATACTTTATCGCTTCGGATGCCACCCCTATTGTTGAATACACCAAAAACGTGATTTATCTGAATGACAACGAAATTGCCTTTTTAAAACGCGATGAGTTGATGATCAAACGTTTGGACAATGTTATTCAAAGTCCTTATGTGCAGGAGCTGGAGCTAAAGCTGGAAATGCTGGAGAAAGGCGGCTATGAGCATTTCATGCTAAAAGAGATATACGAACAGGCACGCTCGATAAGAGACTGTATGCGTGGACGGATTTATCCAATAGAAGGCAAGGTACAGCTGGGAGGCATCAAGGAATATGCCGATAAGTTAAAGAATATTGACCGTATTATTATTGTAGCCTGCGGAACATCCTGGCACGCAGGATTGGTAGGCGAGTACCTGATTGAAGAATATGCAAGAATACCAGTTGAGGTAGAGTATGCTTCGGAATTCAGATACAGAAATCCAATCATTACAGAAAAAGACGTGGTTATTGCCATTTCACAATCAGGAGAAACGGCTGATACCATGGCTGCTATTGAAATGGCCAAAGAAAAAGGCGCCACCATTTTTGGCGTTTGTAATGTGGTTGGCGCATCTATTCCACGGTTAACCCATGCGGGCGTATACACGCATGCCGGACCGGAAATTGGAGTGGCTTCTACCAAGGCATTTACTGCACAGGTTACCGTACTTACCCTAATGGCCTTTTACATGGCACAACAAAAAGGCACTTTGACCCACTCTAAATTGGTAGAGTTGTTAACGGAACTGGATTGCATTCCTGACAAGATTCAGCATGCACTGGAGTCCAATGAAATGATCAAGGAAATTTCAGAGAAATTTAAGAATTCCAGAAACTGCCTGTTTCTGGGTAGGGGAAGCGGATTCCCTGTGGCATTGGAAGGCGCCTTAAAGCTTAAGGAGATCTCCTATATCCATGCCGAAGGTTATCCTGCAGCGGAGATGAAACACGGCCCTATTGCCCTGATTGATGAGGAGATGCCGGTAGTGGTAATTGCTACCAAAAACTCATCTTACGAAAAGGTAATCAGCAACATACAGGAAGTTAAAGCAAGAAAGGGAATTGTGTTGGCTATTGTAACCGAGGGTGATGTTGAAGTGAAGAAAATGGTTGATTACTGTATTGAGATTCCTGATTCAAGCGAAGCGTTTTTACCATTGCTGGCTACCATACCATTACAATTGCTATCGTACCACATCGCTGTTTTGAGAGGTTGTAATGTTGACCAACCCCGAAATCTGGCCAAATCAGTTACGGTGGAATAATTTAGCCCAGACTTGTAAAATTTATTCGAGCCTGTATCATTAGCGTGATACAGGCTCTTTTTTGCCTAATTCTTTAGGGCTATTTCAGTCAAAATGGCAAATCTCCCGACGGATCGGTAAGATCTGTATACTCAGTTTCACTTTTCGGCGTAGTACCTTCGCTGCTTACAGGGGTCTGCTCAAAATCGCTTTTCCTACCCAGAATGGTAAAATTTTCGGCAACCACCTCTGTTACATACTTTTTTATTTTCTCTCTGTCTTCAAAAGAACGGGTACGCAATTTCCCTTCAATATAAACCAACTTACCCTTTTGCAGATACTTAGAAGCGACCTCTGCCAGTCCTCTCCACAAAACAATATTGTGCCACTCCGTTTGCTCTACTCTTTTGCCGTCTTTGTTATAGGTTTCTGAAGTTGCCAAAGGAAAACTGGCTACTGTTACACCTCCATCTAAATGTCTGACTTCAGGGTCTTTGCCCAGATGCCCTACTAAAATAACTTTGTTAATACCTGACATGAATTATGGTTTTTCTAAGTAATTAAAATGCATATTCATAAAATTGGTGATCACCTTAGGCTGTGGCAAATCGTCAAACTCCTGTAATGAGACCCATTTTATATCTGCATTCTGATTAAAGTTAATGATATAATTATCTAAACCAAAAAATTGAACATATATAGTTTGGTGTGTCAGTAAATGTTTTTGTTGGCTTAAAGCAGTGATCCTGCAGTCATTACCGAAGGCATTTTGTACTTGTTGTGCAAAGTGCGCCGGCTGTTCGTGATAAGGCTGGTCTGTTTCCAGCAAAGGGAAATCATACAACTCCTGCCATATATCGCCTGCACTACGTTTTTTTACCAAAATTTTCTCGTCGGCTATACCCACAAAATAATTAAAGTAACGGGTACGTTTTTTGAGCTTATTTAATTTAACCGGTAGTGTGCCGACCAGATTATGCTGTCTGGCATGACATCCTACCTGAAGCGGACAAATGTTACAATCGGGCGATTTTGGCTTGCATTGAAGCGCACCAAATTCCATAATGGCCTGGTTATAGATGGCAGCCTCCTGTCCTTCAATAAGCGACTGGGCAAGCGCTGCAAACTCCTTTTTCCCATGGGTACTATTGATAGGTTCGGCAATACCAAAATAGCGCGACAGTAGCCGGAAAACATTACCATCCAGCACGGCCTTCGATTCGTTGGAAGAAAAGGAAGCAATGGCTGCAGCTGTATATTCGCCAATTCCTTTTAGTTTAATCAACTCCTGATAGGTCGTAGGAAACACTCCATTGTATTCGTCACGCACCTGCATGGCAGTGACAAGCATATTTCTTCCCCGCGAGTAATACCCCAATCCCTGCCACAATTTGAGCACCTGTGTTTCTGTGGCCGCAGCGAAATGGCCCACAGTAGGATAGCTTTGCAAAAAGCGGTTAAAATATGGGAGCCCTTGTTCGACCCGGGTTTGTTGTAAAATCACTTCCGATAACCAGATGATATAGGCATCGGTAGTACCCCTCCAGGGAAGATCTCTTTTATGAATTAAGTACCAGTTTAGGATTTCAGATTGAAAACTCATGGCAGTAAAAATACGGCGTAATTATTTGATTTTCGTAAAACTTGCAATCCGGTGATAGAAGATCTGACAAATAAATCATCTTTTATTTTCCTATCTCATTAAAAAGCAATACTTTTGCAACCCCAAAACATTTATAAAATACAACACACAGTAAATTAATAAAACAAAAAATATGACTAAGGCAGATATTATTTCAGAAATATCAACGAAAACAGGAATTGAAAAGGTAGATGTACAAGAAACCGTTGAGGCATTTTTCAAGGTCATCAAAAACAGTATGATCGGTGGCGAAAATGTATACGTAAGGGGTTTTGGTAGTTTTGTTGTAAAAAAGAGAGCACAAAAAACTGCAAGAAATATTTCAAAAAACACTGCAATTATTATCCCTGAACACTTTGTACCAAGTTTCAAACCAGCAAAAGTATTTGTTGACAAAGTGAAAAGCAACTCAAAAAAACTTAGCGTAGAAGCTTAATAGCCATGATAAAAAGTATCCGTTCCAAACAAATTATTCTAATAAGCGCTATCGTTTTGCTAGTAGCATTTTTGTTTACGAGGGATATCAAAGGTTTGGTAAAGCCTAAAGAAGATACCACT
Encoded proteins:
- the glmS gene encoding glutamine--fructose-6-phosphate transaminase (isomerizing) encodes the protein MCGIVGYIGHREAWPIVIKGLKRLEYRGYDSAGIALINDSGLNIYKKAGKVKELENFAEGKNLSGTIGIGHTRWATHGAPSDRNSHPHTSNNGKLTIIHNGIIENYATLKEELISRGHEFKSDTDTEVLVHLIEEIYKNDNTDLLEAVRLALNEVTGAYAIVIMDEDQPGQLIAARKGSPMVIGVGDGEYFIASDATPIVEYTKNVIYLNDNEIAFLKRDELMIKRLDNVIQSPYVQELELKLEMLEKGGYEHFMLKEIYEQARSIRDCMRGRIYPIEGKVQLGGIKEYADKLKNIDRIIIVACGTSWHAGLVGEYLIEEYARIPVEVEYASEFRYRNPIITEKDVVIAISQSGETADTMAAIEMAKEKGATIFGVCNVVGASIPRLTHAGVYTHAGPEIGVASTKAFTAQVTVLTLMAFYMAQQKGTLTHSKLVELLTELDCIPDKIQHALESNEMIKEISEKFKNSRNCLFLGRGSGFPVALEGALKLKEISYIHAEGYPAAEMKHGPIALIDEEMPVVVIATKNSSYEKVISNIQEVKARKGIVLAIVTEGDVEVKKMVDYCIEIPDSSEAFLPLLATIPLQLLSYHIAVLRGCNVDQPRNLAKSVTVE
- a CDS encoding single-stranded DNA-binding protein; translated protein: MSGINKVILVGHLGKDPEVRHLDGGVTVASFPLATSETYNKDGKRVEQTEWHNIVLWRGLAEVASKYLQKGKLVYIEGKLRTRSFEDREKIKKYVTEVVAENFTILGRKSDFEQTPVSSEGTTPKSETEYTDLTDPSGDLPF
- the mutY gene encoding A/G-specific adenine glycosylase, which codes for MSFQSEILNWYLIHKRDLPWRGTTDAYIIWLSEVILQQTRVEQGLPYFNRFLQSYPTVGHFAAATETQVLKLWQGLGYYSRGRNMLVTAMQVRDEYNGVFPTTYQELIKLKGIGEYTAAAIASFSSNESKAVLDGNVFRLLSRYFGIAEPINSTHGKKEFAALAQSLIEGQEAAIYNQAIMEFGALQCKPKSPDCNICPLQVGCHARQHNLVGTLPVKLNKLKKRTRYFNYFVGIADEKILVKKRSAGDIWQELYDFPLLETDQPYHEQPAHFAQQVQNAFGNDCRITALSQQKHLLTHQTIYVQFFGLDNYIINFNQNADIKWVSLQEFDDLPQPKVITNFMNMHFNYLEKP
- a CDS encoding HU family DNA-binding protein codes for the protein MTKADIISEISTKTGIEKVDVQETVEAFFKVIKNSMIGGENVYVRGFGSFVVKKRAQKTARNISKNTAIIIPEHFVPSFKPAKVFVDKVKSNSKKLSVEA